The proteins below are encoded in one region of Purpureocillium takamizusanense chromosome 11, complete sequence:
- a CDS encoding uncharacterized protein (COG:S~TransMembrane:4 (i7-33o53-74i86-108o181-203i)~EggNog:ENOG503P1RG) gives MPNKVFLAALAADVLFLATGCIQLGFCLIVRGLMNDVPSDGTEAVRNLLYRRFPLTAGIVNAALIIATFVFTVPGMMSPVRGWLKAGGYLITICGLYTLCVGVFLWIMTLRIKDAFFETYVDQTPAVQSLIQDSFECCGYFNRTTPAFVTDNTCPSPAAAALLRGCATAISSFANIFIDNIFTAVFGMVGVDAVLILAIACLLKDRKERERYRHIDEKAGYGGL, from the exons ATGCCCAACAAGGTCTttctcgccgccctcgcggccgacgtcctcttcctcgccacggGCTGCATCCAGCTGGGCTTCTGCCTCATCGTGCGCGGCCTCATGAACGACGTCCCGagcgacggcaccgaggCCGTCCGCAACCTGCTCTACCGCCGCTTCCCCCTGAcggccggcatcgtcaacgccgccctcatcatcgccacctTCGTCTTCACCGTCCCCGGCATGATGTCCCCCGTCCGCGGCTggctcaaggccggcggctaCCTCATCACCATCTGCGGCCTCTACACCCTctgcgtcggcgtcttccTCTGGATCATGACCTTGCGCATCAAGGATGCCTTCTTCGAGACTTACGTCGACCAGACGCCCGCCGTGCAGTCCCTGATACAGGATTCG TTTGAGTGCTGCGGCTACTTCAACCGCACCACGCCCGCCTTCGTCACCGACAACACTTGCCccagccccgccgccgccgccctgctccgcggctgcgcgaccgccATCTCGAGCTTTGCGAACATCTTCATCGACAACATCTTCACCGCCGTCTTTGGCATGGTCG gcgtcgacgcggtcctcatcctcgccatcgcctgcCTCCTCAAAGACCGcaaggagcgcgagcgcTACCGCCACATTGATGAGAAGGCGGGCTACGGCGGTCTTTGA
- the MCM1 gene encoding transcription factor of the MADS box (COG:K~EggNog:ENOG503P1RD): protein MADITDQHDQTSPTDLDESHSVGNGNAAGETRGIKRQRPSAADDDDDDDEKGGRERRKIEIKFISDKSRRHITFSKRKAGIMKKAYELSVLTGTQVLLLVVSETGLVYTFTTPKLQPLVTKAEGKNLIQVRKTDGPLPHAFASHCIRWPFAFWLARCFVFRPDPLCGFRVNSASWVGHGQDAVCDGSPVDGA, encoded by the exons ATGGCCGACATCACCGACCAGCACGACCAGACGTCGCCGACTGACCTCGACGAGTCGCACTCGGTCGGCAATggcaacgccgccggcgagaccCGCGGCATCAAGCGACAGCGtccctcggccgccgacgacgacgacgatgacgacgagaagggtggccgcgagcgccgcaaGATTGAGATCAAGTTCATCAGCGACAAGTCTCGCCGCCACATTACCTTTTCGAAGCGCAAGGCTGGCATCATGAAAAAG GCCTACGAGCTGTCCGTCTTGACCGGCACGCAGGTCCTGCTACTGGTCGTCTCCGAGACTGGCCTTGTTTACACCTTCACGACACCCAAGCTGCAACCGCTCGTCACTAAGGCTGAGGGCAAGAACTTGATTCAGGTACGCAAGACGGACGGCCCCCTTCCCCACGCGTTTGCGTCGCATTGTATCCGCTGGCCTTTTGCTTTTTGGCTCGCTCGTTGCTTTGTATTTCGTCCAGACCCGCTCTGCGGCTTCCGCGTCAATTCTGCATCGTgggtcggccacggccaagacgcGGTTTGCGACGGGTCCCCTGTCGACGGCGCATAG
- a CDS encoding uncharacterized protein (COG:S~TransMembrane:3 (o66-87i162-180o186-204i)~EggNog:ENOG503P31H): MASTASFPRHAGHGMDGMEGMDGMGDGHGTAAGGHDGSMGSMMMAMVFQTQTATPLYSNAWTPKNAGAYAGTCIFLVVLAIVARLLLAARALQEARWLDRDLGRRYVAAPGRGSLAETLARDPDAKQHAALSVNGVEEEVCVVERRGHAARPWRFSVDPVRAVMDTVIVGVGYLLMLAVMTMNVGYFMSVLAGVFIGSLAVGRYSGVGEH; encoded by the exons atggcatcgacggcgtcttTCCCCCGCCACGCGGGCCACGGCATGGACGGCATGGAAGGCATGGACGGCAtgggcgacgggcacggcaccgccgcgggcgggcacgacGGGTCCATGGGgtccatgatgatggccatggtgttccagacgcagacggcgacgccgctctACTCCAACGCGTGGACGCCCAAGAACGCGGGCGCCTACGCCGGCACCTGCATCTTCCTGGTGGTGCTCGCCATCGTggcccgcctgctgctcgcggcgcgcgccctccAGGAGGCCCGCTGGCTGGACCGcgacctcggccgccgctacgtcgccgcgcccggcaggggctcgctcgccgagacgctcgcccgcgaccccgacgccaagcagcacgccgccctctccgtcaacggcgtcgaggaggaggtctgcgtcgtcgagcgcaggggccacgccgcccgtcccTGGCGCTTCAGCGTCGAccccgtccgcgccgtcatggacACGGTCATTGTCGGCGTCGGATACCTGCT CATGCTGGCTGTCATGACCATGAACGTCGGCTACTTCATGTCCGTCCTGGCgggcgtcttcatcggcagTCTCGCCGTCGGTCGCTAcagcggcgtgggcgagcactag
- a CDS encoding uncharacterized protein (SECRETED:SignalP(1-20~SECRETED:cutsite=ALS-LG~SECRETED:prob=0.4683)), which yields MKPQISSSILLALFPGAALSLGILYERTVAKVLDHMPACGWSCWPRGVSATPCATADNITCICGSIGKMGSGMEGCAEDRCDKSNWCELGAEVGITLSVMCYRLWELPANSTQKADASAAVSTHLAQHAEGSGLRCHGQTHATRA from the exons ATGAAGCCGCagatcagcagcagcatcctcCTCGCGCTCTTCCCCGGAGCGGCCCTCTCCCTGGGCATCCTCTACGAGCGGACGGTCGCCAAGGTCCTCGACCACATGCCCGCGTGCGGCTGGTCGTGCTGGCCCCGGGGcgtctcggcgacgccgtgcgcgacggcggacaATATCACCTGCATCtgcggcagcatcggcaaGATGGGGTCCGGCATGGAGGGCTGCGCCGAGGACCGCTGCGACAAGTCCAACTGGT GCGAACTCGGGGCGGAGGTGGGCATCACGCTGAGCGTCATGTGCTATCGCCTGTGGGAGCTGCCGGCCAACTCCACGCAAAAGGCGGAcgcttcggcggcggtgtctACGCACCTAGCGCAGCACGCCGAGGGATCTGGCCTACGCTGCCATGGGCAGACGCATGCTACGCGAGCGTGA
- a CDS encoding uncharacterized protein (EggNog:ENOG503P34I): MAPVGCIPAAGLGCKKSNKKRLYVALYPSGVVGNEERRYHWALILSPKIEEKDGHPAEGTRFHVKNPPGSGWIYEEQPLPDARSSANLLVRVLIAKVENEGRLRTLIRSTTLTGIASSASPPPAPGSVVHHSYMPGSTGSSARVSANANANSSSDGFRCRTWVADVFERLHADSREQLEVNGRAGALLSIGTAVTDWRDVEDMARLYAARKAAEGRFESVELATQPKPTWDMLKDMEVIA, translated from the exons ATGGCTCCCGTCGGATgcatccccgccgccggactCGGCTGCAAGAAGAGCAACAAGAAGCGCCTCTACGTGGCCCTGTACCCCAGTGGCGTCGTTGGCAATGAAGAGCGTCG TTACCACTGGGCCCTGATCCTCTCGCCCAAGATTGAGGAAAAGGATGGCCATCCCGCCGAAGGCACGCGCTTCCACGTCAAGAATCCTCCCGGCTCGGGCTGGATCTACGAGGAGCAGCCGCTCCCCGAcgcgcgctcctcggccaaCCTGCTTGTGCGCGTGCTCATCGCCAAGGTCGAGAATGAGGGCCGCCTTCGCACCCTCATCCGCTCCACCACGCTCACCGGCatcgcgtcctcggcgtcgcctcctcccgcccctgGCAGCGTCGTTCACCACAGCTACATGccgggcagcaccggcagcagcgcccgcgtcAGCGCTAACGCGAACGCCAACTCCAGCTCCGACGGCTTCCGCTGCCGCACCTGGGTCGCCGACGTCTTCGAGCGCCTGCACGCCGACTcgcgcgagcagctcgaggtcaacggccgcgctggcgcgctgctctccatcggcaccgccgtcaccgaCTGGCGTGAcgtcgaggacatggcgCGCCTGTACGCCGcccgcaaggccgccgagggacGCTTCGAgagcgtcgagctcgccacTCAGCCCAAGCCCACCTGGGACATGCTCAAGGACATGGAGGTCATTGCCTAG
- a CDS encoding uncharacterized protein (COG:S~EggNog:ENOG503NYSC) — protein MMDMTSFSSRRPAAGTLPTFSLPPPTQTSDVPRASDGLSPGLSSVNTGSSQGSQAHSSNLQYTYGHSQGSWPTPGNSSYSVSSASQHQQGQQPLGQSPYGGRASLYGQPQGMGGYGAQRSSQSPATGGDELPAPPYDGVHQTFSTPIPSGGGGGGGGQDGHHNLSPGQGGPQSNAMMAAHSSTQPPAASGASAAVDPYSYSRPPSTSSYYAASSTPQQSSFSSYAPHGTSPTSTVGSRMGSISGPHHSMAPPPASYGRAPYGYQPMAPSMNGPVMSNIHQPGGQMSVIPAMGIPAGYGTHPMMYGHHNQPQAQSERPFKCDQCTQSFSRNHDLKRHKRIHLAVKPFPCNYCSKSFSRKDALKRHRLVKGCETKSNENAGGDRMDPDRNGDDDDRSPVGKDA, from the exons ATGATGGACATGACGAGCTTTTCGTCGCGGCGTCCCGCGGCGGGTACGCTGCCCACGTTTTCcctaccgccgccgacgcaaACCTCAGATGTTCCCC GAGCCAGCGACGGCCTGAGCCCAGGCCTGTCAAGCGTCAACACGGGGAGCTCGCAAGGATCCCAGGCTCACTCGAGCAACCTTCAGTACACGTATGGCCACTCCCAGGgcagctggccgacgccagGCAACTCGTCCTACAGCGTCAGTTCCGCctcgcagcatcagcaagGTCAGCAGCCACTGGGACAGTCCCCGTATGGTGGGCGGGCCTCGCTGTACGGCCAGCCGCAAGGCATGGGCGGCTACGGCGCTCAGCGCAGCTCCCAGTCTCCCGCGACGGGCGGAGACGAGCTCCCCGCGCCACCCTACGACGGCGTCCACCAGACGTTTAGCACCCCGATCCCCAgtggaggcggtggcggcggtggcggacaGGACGGCCACCACAACCTCTCGCCGGGTCAGGGCGGGCCTCAGAGcaacgccatgatggcggcgcacAGCTCGACGcagcctcccgccgcctctggcGCCTCGGCAGCCGTCGACCCCTATTCGTACTCGCGCCCcccgagcacctcgagctACTatgccgcctcgtcgacgccccagCAGTCAAGCTTTTCCTCGTACGCACCGCAcggcacctcgccgacgagcaccgTCGGGTCGCGCATGGGCTCCATCTCGGGTCCGCATCACAgcatggcgccgcccccAGCGTCATATGGCAGGGCGCCCTACGGCTATCAGCCCATGGCCCCGTCCATGAACGGCCCCGTCATGTCCAACATACACCAGCCCGGCGGGCAGATGTCGGTGATTCCGGCCATGGGGATACCGGCGGGCTACGGAACACATCCCATGATGTACGGTCATCATAACCAGCCGCAGGCACAGTCCGAACGGCCATTCAAGTGCGACCAGTGCACGCAGTCTTTCAGCCGGAATCACGACCTCAAGCGGCACAAGAGAATCCACCTGGCGGTGAAGCCGTTTCCCTGCAACTACTGCAGTAAGAGCTTCTCCCGCAAGGACGCCCTCAAG AGGCATCGACTCGTCAAGGGCTGCGAAACCAAGTCCAACGAaaacgccggcggcgacagaATGGACCCGGACCGAAacggggacgacgatgatcGATCTCCGGTAGGCAAGGATGCTTGA